The proteins below are encoded in one region of Erinaceus europaeus chromosome 15, mEriEur2.1, whole genome shotgun sequence:
- the SAP25 gene encoding histone deacetylase complex subunit SAP25 isoform X1, producing MQPWPPRRWGTGDEQAPDEAGPSAGGGPGPAWSVAHAAGAPGSPREYSPRARRPSWSRDEAQPSLGAEQPRGAPGRCRPRRARPKTPRRARHVALLKALPPPAPLSPRVAWEVAPSRMALPAPWDPNYEPKAGTWLLGGRCSSCTSFTCRTLCHPTFWPMYEPALLRGPENRELLPCDAGAGLGAPGSMPGETFSPPLPALRREDFLLDPLLPAGQRVPLYLSPQQARGSLRLLLPPPVATPCVLPPQVSGRRSLAWLTGPELIALTGLLLMSQGEPRRSPPDRGADHSGPSGDRNCPHGTDPSPPGSGDPHTP from the exons ATGCAGCCCTGGCCCCCTCGGCGCTGGGGCACGGGGGACGAGCAGGCCCCTGACGAGGCGGGACCCTCGGCGGGCGGCGGCCCTGGCCCGGCCTGGAGCGTAGCGCACGCTGCGGGGGCGCCGGGGTCTCCCCGAGAGTACAG CCCGAGGGCCCGGCGCCCCTCCTGGAGCCGCGACGAGGCGCAGCCCAGCCTGGGCGCGGAGCAGCCCCGCGGAGCCCCAGGTAGGTGCAGGCCCCGCCGCGCTCGCCCCAAGACCCCGCGCCGCGCTCGCCACGTCGCCCTGCTCAAGGCCCTGCCGcccccagcccccctctcccccagggtggcttgggaggtggcCCCCTCACGGATGGCCCTGCCGGCACCCTGGGACCCCAACTACGAGCCTAAAGCCGGAACTTGGCTGCTGGGG ggGCGCTGCTCTTCCTGCACCTCCTTCACCTGCCGGACCCTGTGTCACCCCACCTTCTGGCCCATGTACGAGCCCGCCTTGCTCAGGGGCCCCGAGAACCGGGAGCTGCTGCCCTGTGACGCGGGTGCGGGCTTGGGCGCCCCGGGTTCGATGCCCGGGGAGACCTTTTCCCCGCCGCTGCCGGCGCTGCGCCGGGAAGACTTCCTCCTGGACCCCCTGCTGCCCGCGGGCCAGCGCGTGCCCCTGTACCTGTCGCCCCAGCAG GCGCGGGGCTCTCTCCGACTGCTGCTCCCGCCCCCCGTCGCCACCCCCTGCGTGCTGCCCCCGCAGGTCTCCGGCCGCCGCTCCCTCGCCTGGCTTACCGGGCCCGAGCTCATCGCCCTCACTGGCCTCCTGCTGATGAGCCAGGGGGAGCCCAGGCGTAGCCCCCCGGACCGCGGCGCTGACCACTCGGGGCCCAGTGGCGACCGGAACTGTCCCCACGGCactgacccctcccccccagggTCCGGAGACCCCCACACCCCTTAG
- the SAP25 gene encoding histone deacetylase complex subunit SAP25 isoform X3: protein MQPWPPRRWGTGDEQAPDEAGPSAGGGPGPAWSVAHAAGAPGSPREYSPRARRPSWSRDEAQPSLGAEQPRGAPAPLSPRVAWEVAPSRMALPAPWDPNYEPKAGTWLLGGRCSSCTSFTCRTLCHPTFWPMYEPALLRGPENRELLPCDAGAGLGAPGSMPGETFSPPLPALRREDFLLDPLLPAGQRVPLYLSPQQARGSLRLLLPPPVATPCVLPPQVSGRRSLAWLTGPELIALTGLLLMSQGEPRRSPPDRGADHSGPSGDRNCPHGTDPSPPGSGDPHTP, encoded by the exons ATGCAGCCCTGGCCCCCTCGGCGCTGGGGCACGGGGGACGAGCAGGCCCCTGACGAGGCGGGACCCTCGGCGGGCGGCGGCCCTGGCCCGGCCTGGAGCGTAGCGCACGCTGCGGGGGCGCCGGGGTCTCCCCGAGAGTACAG CCCGAGGGCCCGGCGCCCCTCCTGGAGCCGCGACGAGGCGCAGCCCAGCCTGGGCGCGGAGCAGCCCCGCGGAGCCCCAG cccccctctcccccagggtggcttgggaggtggcCCCCTCACGGATGGCCCTGCCGGCACCCTGGGACCCCAACTACGAGCCTAAAGCCGGAACTTGGCTGCTGGGG ggGCGCTGCTCTTCCTGCACCTCCTTCACCTGCCGGACCCTGTGTCACCCCACCTTCTGGCCCATGTACGAGCCCGCCTTGCTCAGGGGCCCCGAGAACCGGGAGCTGCTGCCCTGTGACGCGGGTGCGGGCTTGGGCGCCCCGGGTTCGATGCCCGGGGAGACCTTTTCCCCGCCGCTGCCGGCGCTGCGCCGGGAAGACTTCCTCCTGGACCCCCTGCTGCCCGCGGGCCAGCGCGTGCCCCTGTACCTGTCGCCCCAGCAG GCGCGGGGCTCTCTCCGACTGCTGCTCCCGCCCCCCGTCGCCACCCCCTGCGTGCTGCCCCCGCAGGTCTCCGGCCGCCGCTCCCTCGCCTGGCTTACCGGGCCCGAGCTCATCGCCCTCACTGGCCTCCTGCTGATGAGCCAGGGGGAGCCCAGGCGTAGCCCCCCGGACCGCGGCGCTGACCACTCGGGGCCCAGTGGCGACCGGAACTGTCCCCACGGCactgacccctcccccccagggTCCGGAGACCCCCACACCCCTTAG
- the SAP25 gene encoding histone deacetylase complex subunit SAP25 isoform X2, producing the protein MQPWPPRRWGTGDEQAPDEAGPSAGGGPGPAWSVAHAAGAPGSPREYSPRARRPSWSRDEAQPSLGAEQPRGAPGRCRPRRARPKTPRRARHVALLKALPPPAPLSPRVAWEVAPSRMALPAPWDPNYEPKAGTWLLGGRCSSCTSFTCRTLCHPTFWPMYEPALLRGPENRELLPCDAGAGLGAPGSMPGETFSPPLPALRREDFLLDPLLPAGQRVPLYLSPQQVSGRRSLAWLTGPELIALTGLLLMSQGEPRRSPPDRGADHSGPSGDRNCPHGTDPSPPGSGDPHTP; encoded by the exons ATGCAGCCCTGGCCCCCTCGGCGCTGGGGCACGGGGGACGAGCAGGCCCCTGACGAGGCGGGACCCTCGGCGGGCGGCGGCCCTGGCCCGGCCTGGAGCGTAGCGCACGCTGCGGGGGCGCCGGGGTCTCCCCGAGAGTACAG CCCGAGGGCCCGGCGCCCCTCCTGGAGCCGCGACGAGGCGCAGCCCAGCCTGGGCGCGGAGCAGCCCCGCGGAGCCCCAGGTAGGTGCAGGCCCCGCCGCGCTCGCCCCAAGACCCCGCGCCGCGCTCGCCACGTCGCCCTGCTCAAGGCCCTGCCGcccccagcccccctctcccccagggtggcttgggaggtggcCCCCTCACGGATGGCCCTGCCGGCACCCTGGGACCCCAACTACGAGCCTAAAGCCGGAACTTGGCTGCTGGGG ggGCGCTGCTCTTCCTGCACCTCCTTCACCTGCCGGACCCTGTGTCACCCCACCTTCTGGCCCATGTACGAGCCCGCCTTGCTCAGGGGCCCCGAGAACCGGGAGCTGCTGCCCTGTGACGCGGGTGCGGGCTTGGGCGCCCCGGGTTCGATGCCCGGGGAGACCTTTTCCCCGCCGCTGCCGGCGCTGCGCCGGGAAGACTTCCTCCTGGACCCCCTGCTGCCCGCGGGCCAGCGCGTGCCCCTGTACCTGTCGCCCCAGCAG GTCTCCGGCCGCCGCTCCCTCGCCTGGCTTACCGGGCCCGAGCTCATCGCCCTCACTGGCCTCCTGCTGATGAGCCAGGGGGAGCCCAGGCGTAGCCCCCCGGACCGCGGCGCTGACCACTCGGGGCCCAGTGGCGACCGGAACTGTCCCCACGGCactgacccctcccccccagggTCCGGAGACCCCCACACCCCTTAG